From the genome of Acropora palmata chromosome 8, jaAcrPala1.3, whole genome shotgun sequence:
CGGATACACTACGGAAAGTCATCAGCCTCACAGCACCAGTATTTGACCCAATTGGCTTTTTAGCCCCATTTATTGTCCGGGCAAAGATATTTCTTCAATCGCTGTGGAAACTTCGTCAAGGTTGGGACGAGAAGGCCCCGGAAGAAATCCAGCAAGAATGGTCTGTTTGGCAGAAGGAACTGCAGAGTCTAGCAGAATTCTCGGTACTGCGGTTCTATCGCCTGGTTATGGTTTCTCCCACCTCCAATCAGCTGCACTTGTTTGGTGACGCATGTGAGAAAGCATTCTGCGCTGTAGCATACTTTTGGTTTGAATATCCAAGTGGAGAGAGACAGTGCGCCTTTGTAGCTGCGAAAACCCGTGTGGCACCTGTGAAACCACTAAGTATACCAAGACTGGAATTGCAAGCAGAGGTTCTGAGTGTGCGCTTAGCGTGTATGATCCAGAAAGAGCATGACTATGAGGTGTCTTCTACCTATTATTGGAGTGACAGCAGTGCTGTCACTGGTCAGATTCATGGAGAGTCAAAGCGACATCCCGCATTCACCGCCAACAGGCTTTCGGAAATCCTTGATACTTCAGAGCCGCAGCAATGGCGTCACTGTCCTGGTAAACTTAATCCTGCAGATGATGGCAGTCGTGGCCTGAGAGCAGATGCGATTACTTCAAACCGTCGCTGGCTAAATGGACCAGCATTTCTTCTACTGTCAGAAGATCAGTGGCCTGAACATATTTCAAAGTCAAAGTTTGCACACGACGTGACTTGTGAAGTACCATGCGAAACCCTTATGTCCGTTGTGGATGCTTGGAAACTCAACCCTCTGTTTATCGACTTGTCTCGTTACTCGTCGTTTGCTAAAGTCTGCCGAATTACTGCTCATGTGAAGCGATTTATTCAGAATTGCAGgagaagaaaagagaaaatggaaatgaacATTGGCCCGTTGGAGGTTCAAGAAATTAAGAAAGCAAAATTGATGTGGATCAAATCAGCTCAAAGAGAAGCATTTCCAGCTGACATCTGTCACTTAAGTGATGGTAAACCTGTTAGAGTGAAACGTCGCTTGAAGACGTTGACCCCTTTCTTAGATGAAAGTGACATTCTCCGAGTTGGCGGGAGAATTGACCATGCAGCAGTATGTTATGATGTCAAGCACCCAATGATTATTCCTCAAGATCATCAGCAGCACAAGAAGCTTAACCATGAAGGCATAGACCATATTGGGAATGAGCTCAGATTGTTGTATTGGACACCGCATTCTAGGTCTACTGTGAGAAAGGTCCTTAACGACTGCTCATTATGAAAGAGAAGAAGAGTCAAGCCACAACCTCCTTTGATGGCAAGTCTCCCGAAAGATCGATTACAAGGGGCTGCACCCTTTTCCAAAGTTGGTGTGGATTATTTTGCGCCAATTACAGTCAAACATTTGCGTAAGCAAGAAAAACGCTATGGATGTCTCTTTACTTGTTTAGTTACCAGAGCTGTCCACCTTGAAGTGGCTAGGTCACTGGAGACTGATTCATTTATCAACGCCCTGAGAAGACTCATAGCAAGACGTGGGTCACGATCAGACATTTATTCTGACAATGGTACTAACTTTGTTGGCGCCCATCGGGAGCTCAAGCAAAGTCTAGAACAGTGGAACCAGTCCCAGATCGCAGATTACCTGTCTCAGAAGGATTTTCAGTGGCACTTCAATCAtcctgccccccccccccccccactttGGTGGGATTTGGGAACGATTGGTTCAGTCATGCAAGAAAGCCCTCAAAGTGGTACTTCAGGGTCAAGTAGTTACAGATGAAGTTTTGGAAACTGCGTTTGCTGAAACAGAAGCTCTGGTAAACAGTCGACCTCTTACTGAAGTAAGCAGTGATGACAGTGGTTTGGAAGCGATTActccaaatcattttcttatttcccGTGCTAATCCAGTGCTGCCCTGTGGGGTTTTTTCTGATAAGGAAATATCAAGCAAGAAACTTTCGAGACAAGTACAAGTGTTGTTAATCACGTCTGCAGCCGATGGCTGAAAGAGTATTTGCCTGCTCtaattgaaaggaaaaagggGAATTTGCCATTGTGCAACCTCAGTGTTGGAGATGTGGTCTTGGTCGTGGACGAGAAAACCCAAAGAGGAGATTGGCCCCTTGCTCTGGTCACAAGGATCTTTCCTGGGAAAGATAACACAATCCATGTTTGCGAAGTGAAGACAAAGTATGGTCTGTATAAGAAGCCTGTCGCGAAAGTTAGCATTGTTGGAGGAGCGTCCACTGTAATGGCTTACGTGAACACTGGCGGGAGAATGTCACGACTATAAATACATTGTTCTAGTTCAAATAACATTTAGTTCAGTTTGTACGCTTTACGTATCAAGAATTGTGGTCATGTGATGATGACGTGAATCAAGAATTCGTGTTGTTTTTTCTGGTTTAATCGCCATATTTTTGATGTGAAAATTTTGGCAGAAATacagttcttttaatttcgGAGCTGTGCGGTCTGTGTGGTGATCGCTTTAGGCAATACGCTGTATTGAAGAACGAATCCGAATAAGGTTGACTCAAATAACCATTTCAATTGAAGATGAATGATATGCTAAAATAAGCATCAACAACAGCAGATCGAAGAAGCACGTCTTACTACAGCCATGGCTTGCTACTCACGACACTGTGGCCTCTTTCAACTGCAGCCTTGTTCCCCCTCGCAATAGCTCTGATTTTAGTGTTTACTGTAGGAAGGAAATTTCACTTATACTCAGTATGACAGTAAGCATAACCACGGATATAAGAATACTTGTGAATAAAAGTTCGTAGCATGTAAACTTTGATCACAGGAACCTTTGAGAATGATCAATTCAGtacaattattgttgttatataAGTTCCCTTGTTTGAGGTCGACTTATCACGAAGGTGTCTTCACCTTAGTGGTGCATGGCTCGCAGCCACCACGTTAACTGGTTACTACGCTTCCTTTCTCCACGTGTTGGAGAAGACAATGACTGATGTTAAGCCAGTTGCTACAGTACAATATGTAAGTCAAGCATCTAAACCCTTTAGCAACAGATAACTTCACTACCAATGAGCATGTTTGCTCCAACAATCCAAGAAAGgtaaaagaagacaaaaattggACTGCGATGGGGACAAAATTCCTTGGGGCAGTAAACTGGAACATGACAGACAATGTTAATATGCAAATGACATCTTTTCTGTAAATCAAACATTGTAATATTTCCAATAACTGGGCATGCTCTCTTTCCTCTCCTTTCCCCTCATGCAAATTGTTAAAAGCAAACAGTTATACAACCAGTATGGGACTTTTAATGCAGAAAATTCAACATTGTTTGGGGAGGGGACAGGGGGAGTACAGTATACTGGTCTGCATCTTGTAAAATGTCCCAATCATTTAAGCCTGCAATGTAGTTTGAAATAAGCAAGCTGACGAAAGAGTTCAACCACAACCCAGTTGCCTACCCTTAGCATAGCTGTCAAAGTGGAGTGAAAAGGGAGGGGACTCAGGGTTATCCGTTTATGCTTGTGACCAGCTATTTTTGCCACCGCTAGACAAAAAGTACACCTGCAACTCTGATTCTCGTGAAAAAatggattgaaagaaaagtcaATATTTTTCGTGATTTCTGAAGCTATTCTCCTTTCTTTGACCTACaatattgtgcaaaagtaatgcaaaCGTAATTAGGcgaatttctttctttgttctcacgaattttcaagcgaaaacacataaattaaattcttagacttttgcattttttatcttttatcttgttacttattcatttctttattttatgcAGGACCCATGTTGATAGCAGTTTTTTGATATGGTCATActgcataaatatgtttttattattattattatattactaaccatattttaaaattttactaGGTCTACGTTAACGGTTACATGAATGTTTGTGATGTGTGTGGGAAACAGAATAACACGACTTTAATACATGTATATATCATTTTATAGCATgcgaaacaaatgaaaattcgCTCAAAATATCACCAGGTGCCGTGAAATTTTCCTCAAACTATCGTGGAGTGCCGCGAAATTTCGCTCGAACTAACGCAGATTGCAGCATAATATTGTTGTCGGTCAAACAATAGGACTCGCAAaatattgttgaaaaatcgctccaaacaaaatttcacaaattatCGTCAAATATTTGCGAATTTCGCCAAATTACGTTCgcattacttttgcacaatactgtATACTCtgtttgaaaaggaaaaccctGGGGATTTTGCATCCAGGCTGCAACAGGGTggtgaaaattaaaaaaaaaaacatattgaTCCAAAAAAAGTGATATTGTACTTCATTGTTTATGAAAAAattcttgtaaaaaaaatacaaatggtGTGAAAACTATGTTGtagaaacagcaacaacaacatgatattATGTAAATTCTAGGAGAGACGTAGACTCGGAAAAAATCCTCCGTGATCTAGTGATCTAGTCAGATGCTCTAACCAATGAGCTACTGGAGACTCTGCCTTAATGTGGCAGCGTGATGCTGTTAGTGAGTTTCATATGTGATGCCTTAATGTGACAGCGCGATGCTGTTAGTGAGTTCATATGAGCCAAAGTAGATGGCTGTGTAGCCGCCTGATGCGGCTCCAGTCATACCCACAACTTGACCCTTGCTCACCACAGAGTCtccagtagctcagtggttagagcatcccactagatcacggagggtcgtgggttcaaatcccatctgggtCTCGGATTTTTTCCAAGTCTACATTTCTTCTAGAATTTACATaatatcatgttgttgttgctgtttccATAACATACTCACTTAGGAGGTTGGTTGGATGCATCTTGATATGCCTTAATGTGACAGCGTGATGCTGTTAGTGAGTTTCATATGTGATGCCTTAATGTGACAGCGCGATGCTGTTAGTGAGTTCATATGAGCCAAAATAGATGGCTGTGTAGCCACGTGATGCGATTCCAGTCATACCTACAACTTGATCCTTGCTCACCACAGAGTCtccagtagctcagtggttagagcatccgacTAGATCACGGAGGGTTGtaggttcaaatcccatctggggcttggattttttccgagtctacgtttcttctagaatttacataatatcatgttgttgttgctgtttctaTAACATCCTCACTTAGGGGGTTGGTTGGACGGATCTTGATATGCCTTAATGTGACAGCGTAATGCTGTTAGTATGTGATGCCTTAATGTGACAGCGCGATGCTGTTAGTGAGTTCATATGAGCCAAAGTAGATGGCTGTGTAGCCGCGTGATGCGGTTCCAGTCATACCCACAACTGAGTGTAGGACTGGGTCCAAGTGATATCTTGTTGATGAAAGCTACGCGAGCTTGACGTTCGGGTCAAAAAAGCAGATGGATATTGTATTAATTTCGTTGCGTTTATCGATtaaattgttcattttcatGGTCCTTCGAGCCGGATAAAATACATTTGGAGAAGCTGTATCGACGATTGGTCGGGCAAAGTGGATTTGGATCTCCGTTTGTGCGAAGAAGTTGGTTTTCGGATATCGGCGATTTGGCGTCAAACCACAAGTGTATTGCCTCAGCACCTTGATCGAGTGGAACTTCTGTAAATTGACAGAACTGTGTTGGTGCGATTAATTAAGGTCAGTGAATTTATGTTGCTTCAAAATGTCGAACGATTTAGAAGCCatcaagaaaaagagaaaattccTGAGAAAATCTGTCACGGACTCGTTGAAGTTAATAGACGAAGCACTGTCACAACAAGATAATAATGCACGAGTTCAAGTGTTGAAAGATAACATCGCAAGTAAGTGGTGTGATTTACAAGAAGTGCAGGCGACGATGTGCACAATGTTGGAAGATGCAGAAATCGAGGCAGAATGTGAGAGTCATAAGGACTACGAAGAGCATGTAATTAAAAGTATGGCCAAAATGACAAGTTATTTGGCAAGTAAACATGTTCCCGAAGTGAAATTGGCGGGAAGCAATCCACCCGTATCCCAGTTGCCTTCTCAAGTGCAAGTTAAGCTACCCAAGATCAACCTACCAACCTTTGATGGAAATGTTTTCAGTTGGCAACCGTATTATCAGTCGATAAAAGGTTCGGTAGTGGACAATCCGTCATTGGCAGATGTCCAAAAATTAGAGTATAATATGAGATCGCTAAAGGGTTCGGCTGCTGAAGCGGTGAAAGGTTTTGCAGTGGTACAAGCGAATTACAAGCCAGTTTTGGAAATCCTAAAGGAAAGATTCGGGCATACAAGGTTAATACTTGATGCGCATGTGAGATCCTTGATCCATTTGCCATGTTTGGACTCTGATGATGCAACCTCCATGCGTAAATTTTACGATGAAGTGATAGGTCACGTTCGTTCTGTTGAGTCCATGGGTTAAAAGTTTAATTCTGAAACTTTGGCACCTGTTCTTGTGCCTCTTATAGTTGACAAGCTGCCAAAAGAAGTTGTGGAAAATGGGAACTAGAGCTTAATGAGGACAAAGCTAAACAGGACTGCATGGAAGTGAAAACACTGTTCACTTTCTTGGAACAATTGATAAGAGCTAAAGAGTCTTCACAGCCTCCTTCTCTTGATTCGAAAGCTCCAGCAAGGGAAAATCCTGGAAATTGTGAAAACTGTTTCAAGTTTAACCAGTCACAAAAATCTTCCACTTCAGCATTATGTGCGACAACGCAAGAGACAAAGTGTGTCATTTGCTACAAAAACCATGGTTTGAAGTTATGTGTCAATTTTCTGTCATTGCCTGTAAAAGAAAGATTCAGAAAAGCAACGTCTAAAGGCCTGTGTTTCTGATGCCTTGAATCTGGTCATAGAGCTGAAGTGTGCCAAAAACCTCCATGCAAGTATTGTCAAGGTAGACATCACAGTCTCCTGCATCAAGATTCAGCTCGTCCTCACTTGGAAGAAGTCAAGGTGGAATCGGTCCCTGAATTACCATCCTCGTCGTCACGTCCTCCTGTGTCATCTTCAGTCATGGCAAATTCTCTTGCAGTGAGTTCAGTTGGAAAGGTGATTCTGCAGACTGTACCAGCTATTTTGTGTGGATCTAATGGGTGTTCAAAAGTTGTGAGATGCTTCTTTGATCCTGGTTCTCAAACATCGTTTGTTCGGCAGAGTGTAATTGATGAGCTTGGTCTTGATTGGAAGTGTGTCAAAATTACAGTTTCTGGATTTGGTGGAGAGGCCACCAAGAGCACTTTGTGGAAGAGAATTGTGTTTACTGTGGAACCTGTTGACAAATCTGAACACCAGTAATATGCCGGCCAGCTGAAGCTGTGgacattcaaccaatgaagTGGTCTCATCTTCGAAACATAGCATTTCCTGAAAAATTCCCAAGAGAGGAAGAGGAGATTGATGTGCTTATTGGCTTGGATTTCTATTATTCCTTTGTGAAAAGAGACGTCATGAGAGGGGGCTCCAGTGAGCCAGTTGCAGTTCACACAACTTTGGGTTGGGTCTTCTGTGGTCCAACAGGTGGTCATGACCAAGAATGTACTGTATCTATGAAAGTCCAAATTGCTGTTGAGGAACAATTGAATGAAACACTTCAAAAGTTTTGGGATTTGGAGTCCACTGGTATTAGACCTGTTGAAAGTTCAATTTCTACTACACACGCTGAAGATGTGATCTTGAAGAAGTTTAAAGAGACTCTAACGTACCACACTGGTCTCTATCAAGTATCCTTACCATGGAAGGAAGATCACCGTACATTGAAAGATAATTACCAGCAAGCAGAAAGAAGGTTGCACAATCTGGAAAAGAAGCTGCTCCATGAGCCGAGGACAGCTGCATCGTATAGAGAAGCAATTAACAAGTATGTTGAGAATGGCGTTGCTGAAGAGGTACCTTCTGATGAAGTTACACCGACAGATGGGCGTCCTGTGCTCTATCTTCCTCATCATGCGATTATCAGGGAAGACAAGCAGACAACCAAGACAAGAATTGCGTTCGATGCATCAGCAAAGGATAGTAATGGTGTCTCCTTGAACAGCTGCTTAGAGCCAGGCCCGGCATTACAGCCAGATTTGGTTGGAATTCTTCTGCGTTTTCGAAAGAATTATGTTGGTATCATGGGTGACATAGAGAAGATGTTCTTGCAGATTCGATTGAAAGAAGAAGACAGAGATTCACATCGTTATCTGTGGAGAGAGTTGGACCCCAAGGCCAAGCCTAAGATTTACAGAATGACAAGGGTCACATTTGGAGTTGTTTCCAGTCCATTTCTTGCAAATGGGACAATTCAAGAGCATGTGAAAATGTGTAAAGAAACATTCCCTGTTGCATCgagtgaaattttgaggaacaCCTATGTTGATGACTTTGCCTCAGGGGGAGACAATGTGCAGGAAACACTAAAATTACAGCAAAGTGCTACTGAGCTTATGCAGAATGCTGCCTTTAATTTGACAAAGTGGTCAAGCAATTCGTCTGAGCTTTTGGATGCAATACCCGAGAAGGATAGAGCAGCAGTTGGTCTTGTCAACCTGAGAGGTGGTCTAGCGGAAGCACATCTGATCACAAAAGCATTAGGATTAAAGTGGAATACAGTAACTGACAACCTTGTCTTTGGAATTGATGTGGGCATTGTTAAGTTGAGATCAAAGTCAGTGTACACTAAAAGAGAGGTGGCGTCTTTGGCAGCAAAGATATTTGATCCGATTGGTATAATTGCACCCTTTTCAGTGAgatcaaaattaattcttcAAAGTTTGTGGACTAAGGGTGTTGGATGGAATGAAGAAATTCCCATGGAAGTCTCACTGAAATGGAATCAGTGGGTTCAAGAGCTTTCAGAACTTGAACACCTTCACATTCCAAGATGTTACAGTGATTTGCCATTAAGTCAGAATGCTAAAGTGGAACTACACGCATTTGGTGATGCGTCAGAAGTTGGTTATGCCTCTGCCGTTTATCTGAGAGTTGCTCATGAAGATGGAAAGGTATCTACCAGTCTTGTAATGTCCAAGACCCGAGTGGCTCCTTTAAGGAAGATTACCCTTCCGCGCTTAGAGTTGATGGCTGCTGTAATTACTGCTAGACTTTGTTCCTATGTCAAAGGTGCAATTGATTGTCCCATTAATCGCATTGTTTGTTGGACAGACAATTCTTCAACCTTACACTGGATCAGAGGAGCGGCCTCTCAATGGAAACCATTCGTTGCTAATCGTGTCATTGAAATTCAGTCATTGTTGGATCCCAGTGTTTGGCGGTATTGTCCGGGACCACAGAATCCAGCTGATCTACCTACTCGAGGTTTATCTGCAAGTCAGTTAAGAGAGAGTCATTTGTGGTGGAGAGGACCCATTTGGTTGCAAGAGTCCGAGAAAGATTGACCGGAGGATTTAAGGTCAAAACCTTCCAGTGAAATTGTTGATCCAGAGAGAAAGAGTAAAGCTAGTGTTAGTTGTGTTGTGCAGCCCAAACAGCCATTACTTGACTTCTCAAGGTTCAGCAAGTATAGTCGCTTGcttagaactgttgcttggATCAGAAGATTCGTCAGCAACTCAAGAGtgaaagaagaggaaagagtTGACAGCCCTTTAACTGGTTTGGAGATACAAAATGCAGAAGAATGGTTGATATCTCATGTGCAAGAAGCAAGCGTTTCTGAAGAAGTTACGTCAGGTAAACAGCATGGTCCAGTGAAAGACAGCAACCTGGCCAATTTAAACCCGTTTATGTGTCCTACTAGTCATTGTCTTCGTGTTGGAGGAAGAATTCACAAGTCACTGTTACCAGAGGAGGAAAAGCATCCTATGATCTTGCCTTCTAAACATCCTGTTGTTAAGTTGTTGATTGAGGACGTTCACCGCCGTGAGCTACATGCTGGAGTTGAACACACTTTGTCAGTTTTGCGACAGAGATTTTGGTTGATCAAAGGACGGTCGACTGTCCGTCAGACGCTAAGGAACTGTCTAATTTGTTGCCATTACCAAACAAAGCCATTTGGTCAGCTGATGGCACCACCTCCTGAAGACAGAATTAAGCCTGCACCACCGTTCACTAACgtgggtatagcctttgccggTCCTTTGTATTTGAAAGACAGTGGTGAAAAGGCCTATATCTGCTTATTTACATGTGCAGTTACCCATGCGGTACACTTAGAGTTGGTATGTGATATGACGACTGAGCGATTTCTCCTTGCTCTGAGACGCATGGTTGCAAGAAGAGGAATGTGCAACATTATATGGTCAGATAATGCAAAAACTTTCAAGGCTGCTAACAAGGAGCTACAGAGATGTTGGAGAGTCTTGGAATCAGACCAGACCCAAACTGCTTTGTCTGAAAAGAAGATTCAATGGAAGTTCATTGTGGAGAGGGCCCCATGGTGGGGAGGGTTTTATGAACGGCTTGTAAAGAGTGTCAAGACGCCACTGAGGAAACTTTTTGGCAAAGCAATGTTAGATTCCGATCAGTTAACCACTATTTTGGCTGAAATTGAAGCACAGTTGAACAGTCGTCCTCTTACTTACCTTGGTGCAGACCCTGATGACTTCAGTGTGATTACCCCTTCACAGATTCTGATCGGCAGAAATCTTCAAGTGTGTCCGACTAAAGACACTCGTGTTTCAGAACAGACGTCAAGAGCACTCACCAAACGTTTTCAGTATCATCAGAAGCTTGTGAATGGATTTTGGAAGCAGTGGCATGCACAGTATCTGAAATCCCTGACACCTCTCAAGAAATGGTACAAATTTGGTCACGAAATCCGCAAAGGTGACTTAGTCCTTGTGAGTGAGGATCGCGTAGCTCGGGGTCAGTGGTCACGTGCACGAGTGGAAGGGTCTGAGTGATATCTTCTTGATGAAAGCTACGCGAGCTTGACGTTCGGGTCAAAAAAGCAGATGGATATTGTATTAATTTCGTTGCGTTTATCGATGAAATCATTCATTTTCAGTCAGCATGCTGCAGTGGCACAGTCTTGAGCCCACTCAGGTCATGCACAGCCTGGATAGGAAAGCAACACACCAAAGGAGTGTTACGGTGAGGACACTCATACCATGAACACAAACACATTTTCCGCGCCTTTTTTGTATCATCCAATCAGTGGCTTGCTTCATAACGAGACTCTTGCattatttgctttttgatGTAGTCGCTTGCAATGGCAGAAACATCGGAGGTGCATATGTGGCTAAAATAGCTGTCCCCAACCATGAAATTGGAATGACTTTCGCCTCAGTTTGAAACAAGGGGTTTCCGTTCAAGGAGATCATTAGATTTCGTGAAAACAGAGGATTTGGACCCATTCTTCCCATCTCCCAGTAAGTTATTACTTGCAGAAAGGCGTATACTGGGGTCGGAGCTGAATAATATCAAAGCAGAAAATCATCAAAAGCCCACAcgacttgaaacaaaattattgaataTTATACCAAGTGCAAGCACTGCTAAAAAACCTATGAGAGAAACTCCCCAGCCATGCTTACCTGAAGCTGACGCAGACAACACTGGGTTAGCGATCTTTCCAAACCAAAGCCCCTTGGACCGAAGAGCTCTAGAAATGTCAGAAAATCTTAAAGAACTAGAAGTGAAGGTTGAGAGTGCCAAACGTCATTTGCAAGGGAACCAAAGAGCTGTCGATGATTTACCAAAAGTTCATGAGAGGCGAGGGAAAGTATGTGTGATTTGTCTTACAACTGGGCACAAAATAGCAAAGTGCCACAAAATCTCTTGTGGAAATGAGAACTTTTGCAAGCTAAAGGATAAGCACCCAGAATTGATGAACGATACTCATACCTCACAGCGTGACCTAAAAGAGCTTGAACAAAAGCATGCGAAAGCGAAAAGCGATTGTGATGTGTTCAATGCTTCCCACCAGCGAGCAAAGTCCAGTTTCTTCGCAATAATGCGCCCCAGACTAAGAGAGCAAAATCCGGCAAAATACTTGGAACGTGCCACCTTGGATAGAAATTTAATGGTTCTCCAGCGAGCATTGAAAAATACAGTTCCATTAGATGAACAAGATGAGTGCAGATTGCCAAGTGTCATTGAAGAACATAAACATGGAGATGTTGACCCTCTCCGAGTGCAGTGAATCAACAGTGCGCGATCTACGTGCTAAGTCACACAATCAAACATCAAAGTAACTATGCTTGGTATGGTTTGTtgtgtttatattttttgttttatgaacTCACCAAGCATAAATCACGTGTTTATCACTGAAATTTAGTCCCTTGGACACCGATTTACGCTTCCCTTGTTGTTACAGATGTTACCGTGTAAATGTAATTATTGGCTTTATGAACAGTGAAACATCTTATATAGCTGGAAACAGAACATTTTTGTCATGCGTTGAAGTTTATATTTATCAGACTCTGTGTACATTTTATTGAAACAGTGCTCGATAACCTCGTTCAGTCACAGAACTTTACAATTTGTTCTCACGCTGGTGATCTAAAAATACTATGGAACACTGCTGTCAATCAGACGTAGCCGCATTTTCGGAAGTATGCAATCCAATTTGGTGCCC
Proteins encoded in this window:
- the LOC141890756 gene encoding uncharacterized protein LOC141890756 — protein: MKWSHLRNIAFPEKFPREEEEIDVLIGLDFYYSFVKRDVMRGGSSEPVAVHTTLGWVFCGPTGGHDQECTVSMKVQIAVEEQLNETLQKFWDLESTGIRPVESSISTTHAEDVILKKFKETLTYHTGLYQVSLPWKEDHRTLKDNYQQAERRLHNLEKKLLHEPRTAASYREAINKYVENGVAEEVPSDEVTPTDGRPVLYLPHHAIIREDKQTTKTRIAFDASAKDSNGVSLNSCLEPGPALQPDLVGILLRFRKNYVGIMGDIEKMFLQIRLKEEDRDSHRYLWRELDPKAKPKIYRMTRVTFGVVSSPFLANGTIQEHVKMCKETFPVASSEILRNTYVDDFASGGDNVQETLKLQQSATELMQNAAFNLTKWSSNSSELLDAIPEKDRAAVGLVNLRGGLAEAHLITKALGLKWNTVTDNLVFGIDVGIVKLRSKSVYTKREVASLAAKIFDPIGIIAPFSVRSKLILQSLWTKGVGWNEEIPMEVSLKWNQWVQELSELEHLHIPRCYSDLPLSQNAKVELHAFGDASEVGYASAVYLRVAHEDGKVSTSLVMSKTRVAPLRKITLPRLELMAAVITARLCSYVKGAIDCPINRIVCWTDNSSTLHWIRGAASQWKPFVANRVIEIQSLLDPSVWRYCPGPQNPADLPTRGLSAKRKSKASVSCVVQPKQPLLDFSRFSKYSRLLRTVAWIRRFVSNSRVKEEERVDSPLTGLEIQNAEEWLISHVQEASVSEEVTSGKQHGPVKDSNLANLNPFMCPTSHCLRVGGRIHKSLLPEEEKHPMILPSKHPVVKLLIEDVHRRELHAGVEHTLSVLRQRFWLIKGRSTVRQTLRNCLICCHYQTKPFGQLMAPPPEDRIKPAPPFTNVGIAFAGPLYLKDSGEKAYICLFTCAVTHAVHLELVCDMTTERFLLALRRMVARRGMCNIIWSDNAKTFKAANKELQRCWRVLESDQTQTALSEKKIQWKFIVERAPWWGGFYERLVKSVKTPLRKLFGKAMLDSDQLTTILAEIEAQLNSRPLTYLGADPDDFSVITPSQILIGRNLQVCPTKDTRVSEQTSRALTKRFQYHQKLVNGFWKQWHAQYLKSLTPLKKWYKFGHEIRKGDLVLVSEDRVARGQWSRARVEGSE
- the LOC141890755 gene encoding uncharacterized protein LOC141890755, translated to MSADIEAMFKQVAVPEEDQSVLHFVWRRTPDDKVDMYQYVKCIFDAKCSPTCSTYVLQRTAQDNKDSFPLEAEVVERNFYMDDLFKSVPSLLEACSLQAGLVNLLSLGEFRLTKWISNDKEVLTAIPAELQSQSIKPKELADTLRKVISLTAPVFDPIGFLAPFIVRAKIFLQSLWKLRQGWDEKAPEEIQQEWSVWQKELQSLAEFSVLRFYRLVMVSPTSNQLHLFGDACEKAFCAVAYFWFEYPSGERQCAFVAAKTRVAPVKPLSIPRLELQAEVLSVRLACMIQKEHDYEVSSTYYWSDSSAVTGQIHGESKRHPAFTANRLSEILDTSEPQQWRHCPGKLNPADDGSRGLRADAITSNRRWLNGPAFLLLSEDQWPEHISKSKFAHDVTCEVPCETLMSVVDAWKLNPLFIDLSRYSSFAKVCRITAHVKRFIQNCRRRKEKMEMNIGPLEVQEIKKAKLMWIKSAQREAFPADICHLSDGKPVRVKRRLKTLTPFLDESDILRVGGRIDHAAVCYDVKHPMIIPQDHQQHKKLNHEGIDHIGNELRLFRWLKEYLPALIERKKGNLPLCNLSVGDVVLVVDEKTQRGDWPLALVTRIFPGKDNTIHVCEVKTKYGLYKKPVAKVSIVGGASTVMAYVNTGGRMSRL